A genomic segment from Chitinophaga niabensis encodes:
- a CDS encoding 7-carboxy-7-deazaguanine synthase QueE: MQSTVIHTATLPVMESFYTIQGEGFHQGKAAYFIRLGGCDVGCVWCDVKESWDADKHPQRDITGMVQEAAAHPGRIAVITGGEPLMHHLDGLTKALHKAGFRNHIETSGSSPLSGSWDWITLSPKKFKAPLPEACKQANELKIVIYNKSDFAWAEKYAALVGKQCKLYLQPEWSRAAEMTPHIIDYVKDNPQWQISLQVHKYINVP, translated from the coding sequence ATGCAAAGCACCGTTATACATACTGCCACATTACCTGTTATGGAATCTTTCTACACTATCCAGGGTGAGGGATTCCATCAGGGAAAGGCTGCTTACTTCATCCGCCTCGGCGGTTGTGATGTAGGCTGCGTATGGTGCGATGTAAAGGAAAGCTGGGATGCAGATAAACATCCGCAGCGGGATATTACAGGCATGGTACAGGAAGCAGCAGCACACCCCGGCCGGATTGCTGTTATCACAGGAGGGGAACCCCTGATGCATCACCTCGATGGCCTTACTAAAGCATTACACAAAGCGGGTTTCCGCAATCATATTGAAACCTCCGGCTCCTCTCCCCTGAGCGGCAGCTGGGATTGGATCACCCTTTCTCCCAAAAAGTTCAAAGCCCCTTTACCGGAAGCCTGCAAACAGGCCAATGAGTTAAAGATCGTGATCTATAACAAATCTGATTTTGCATGGGCAGAGAAATACGCGGCCCTGGTTGGCAAACAGTGCAAGTTGTACCTGCAACCTGAATGGAGCCGCGCAGCAGAAATGACCCCGCATATCATTGATTATGTGAAGGATAACCCGCAATGGCAGATTTCCCTGCAGGTGCATAAGTATATCAATGTGCCTTAA
- a CDS encoding CDP-alcohol phosphatidyltransferase family protein encodes MKQIPNILTLSNLFCGALAIIFILHAPEYIAEFNGTDYVVTNPEPIYWASALVVLAGIIDFFDGFVARLLKVSSELGKQLDSLADVVSFGVVPGMIMFRLLRSAYFQSPDVFDVSYFNLAPALLIPCFAAYRLAVFNLDTRQSEHFIGVPTPAVGFLVASFPLIMLYNPYNLAHWLENIWVLYGIIFVLCYLMVSAHPMISLKFKNFSLRDNWPRFLLVVLTLISIPVLRYAAVPFVFIAYVGLSLAVPPKNSIKNS; translated from the coding sequence ATGAAACAAATTCCGAATATCCTTACCCTGTCCAATCTCTTTTGTGGCGCACTCGCCATTATCTTCATCCTACATGCGCCGGAATATATCGCAGAATTCAATGGTACAGATTACGTTGTCACCAATCCGGAACCCATCTACTGGGCTTCAGCACTGGTAGTACTGGCCGGGATCATCGATTTCTTCGACGGATTTGTTGCCCGTTTACTCAAAGTTTCTTCTGAATTAGGCAAACAGCTGGATTCACTGGCAGACGTGGTTTCCTTTGGCGTAGTGCCCGGTATGATCATGTTCCGCCTGCTGCGCAGCGCTTATTTTCAAAGCCCGGATGTATTTGATGTTTCTTACTTTAACCTGGCGCCGGCCCTGCTGATCCCCTGTTTTGCTGCTTACCGCCTGGCAGTTTTCAACCTGGATACCCGCCAGTCCGAGCATTTCATAGGAGTGCCCACACCAGCGGTAGGCTTCCTGGTAGCCTCCTTCCCGCTGATCATGTTATACAACCCTTATAACCTGGCCCACTGGCTGGAAAATATCTGGGTATTGTACGGGATCATTTTTGTACTCTGCTACCTGATGGTGAGCGCACATCCCATGATCAGCCTGAAGTTTAAGAATTTCTCCCTCAGAGATAACTGGCCCCGCTTCCTGCTGGTAGTGCTTACGCTGATAAGCATACCTGTACTGCGTTATGCAGCAGTACCTTTCGTATTTATCGCATATGTGGGCCTTTCACTGGCAGTGCCGCCTAAAAATTCGATAAAAAACTCGTAG
- the pckA gene encoding phosphoenolpyruvate carboxykinase (ATP), with product MQISSVRDTLRELRELGIENTADVHYQLTPEELTAQTLARKQGSLSETGALVVNTGEFTGRSPKDKFIVKDSITATTVNWNDFNLPFSAENFDRLYQKVTRYFAGKSVWVRDCQACADPEYRLNIRVITETPWASLFAYNMFLRPHEEDLEQMDPDWTVIQAPGCMADPATDGTRQHNFAVVNFTKKMILIGGSAYTGEIKKGIFTILNYVLPHEKNVLSMHCSANQGRNGDTAVFFGLSGTGKTTLSADPERKLIGDDEHGWTNSGVFNFEGGCYAKTIDLSEEKEPQIFHAIREGALVENIGFFPGTHKINYADKTITENTRVSYPLHYIDNALEPSIGSLPKNIFFLTCDAYGVLPPISRLSPGQAMYQFISGYTAKVAGTEAGVTEPKSTFSACFGAPFLPLHPARYAQMLGERLRKHEVNVWLINTGWTGGAYGTGSRIKLNLTRAMISAALKGELEKVAYKNHEVFGVSIPESCPGVPAEILDPRNTWADGAAYDKQAKDLAGQFVKNFEKYAAQADKEILAAAPKA from the coding sequence ATGCAAATCAGCAGTGTAAGGGACACACTCAGGGAATTGCGGGAATTGGGCATAGAGAACACCGCGGACGTACATTACCAATTAACCCCGGAAGAGCTGACTGCTCAAACCCTGGCACGCAAGCAGGGTAGTCTTAGCGAAACGGGTGCATTGGTGGTGAATACCGGGGAGTTTACCGGCCGTTCTCCTAAAGACAAGTTCATCGTGAAAGACAGCATCACTGCTACGACTGTGAACTGGAACGATTTCAACCTACCGTTCTCTGCCGAAAATTTTGACCGGCTCTATCAGAAAGTGACCCGTTATTTTGCGGGAAAATCAGTTTGGGTGAGAGATTGCCAGGCATGTGCAGATCCGGAGTACCGGCTCAACATCCGGGTAATTACAGAAACCCCATGGGCCAGCCTCTTTGCCTACAACATGTTCCTCCGCCCTCATGAGGAAGACCTGGAGCAAATGGACCCTGACTGGACGGTTATCCAGGCGCCGGGCTGTATGGCAGATCCTGCTACAGATGGTACCCGCCAGCACAATTTTGCGGTGGTGAACTTTACCAAAAAGATGATCCTCATTGGTGGCTCTGCCTATACCGGTGAGATCAAGAAAGGGATCTTCACTATCCTTAATTACGTACTGCCGCATGAAAAGAATGTACTGAGCATGCACTGCTCCGCCAACCAGGGCCGCAATGGTGATACTGCTGTATTCTTTGGCCTTAGCGGCACCGGCAAAACCACGCTGAGCGCTGATCCTGAACGTAAGCTCATTGGAGACGACGAGCATGGATGGACGAACAGCGGCGTTTTCAATTTCGAAGGCGGCTGTTACGCCAAAACCATCGACCTCAGCGAAGAGAAGGAACCACAGATCTTCCATGCCATCCGCGAAGGCGCATTGGTAGAGAACATTGGCTTCTTCCCCGGCACACACAAGATCAATTATGCAGATAAAACGATCACGGAAAACACCCGTGTTTCTTACCCGCTGCATTATATAGATAATGCCCTGGAACCTTCCATTGGCAGTCTTCCTAAAAACATTTTCTTCCTCACCTGCGATGCGTATGGCGTATTACCGCCCATTTCCAGGCTGAGCCCGGGACAGGCTATGTACCAGTTCATTTCCGGTTATACGGCTAAAGTAGCAGGTACGGAAGCAGGTGTTACAGAACCTAAATCCACATTCAGCGCATGTTTCGGCGCACCGTTCCTTCCATTGCACCCTGCCCGTTACGCGCAGATGCTGGGAGAAAGGTTGCGTAAGCATGAAGTGAATGTATGGCTCATCAACACCGGCTGGACCGGTGGCGCTTATGGCACAGGCAGCAGGATCAAACTGAACCTGACCCGCGCCATGATCAGCGCTGCATTGAAAGGAGAACTGGAAAAGGTAGCTTACAAAAACCACGAGGTTTTTGGCGTATCCATTCCTGAATCCTGCCCCGGCGTACCTGCAGAGATCCTGGATCCCCGTAATACCTGGGCTGATGGCGCAGCGTACGACAAACAGGCAAAAGACCTTGCAGGTCAGTTCGTTAAGAATTTTGAAAAATATGCAGCACAGGCCGATAAAGAGATCCTGGCTGCCGCCCCCAAAGCATAA
- a CDS encoding DUF1569 domain-containing protein, producing the protein MATLFPLSEHATLRSVLHKLQPDTQPVWGIMDAQQMIEHLDLIVQYTFSGEQTHVFTPVEQVEKVKQFLWSDKPLPRLFRNPAMGDVIVQYPDLNTAIQSLFKTLDGFHLYYKEHPAYETTHPIFGMLNYEGWLRFHQKHFQHHLTQFGLL; encoded by the coding sequence ATGGCAACATTATTCCCCTTATCGGAGCATGCAACACTCCGCAGTGTATTACATAAGTTACAACCGGATACTCAACCGGTTTGGGGCATAATGGATGCGCAACAGATGATAGAACACCTGGACCTTATTGTACAATATACCTTCAGCGGGGAACAAACCCATGTATTTACGCCGGTGGAACAGGTAGAAAAGGTAAAGCAGTTCTTATGGTCAGACAAACCATTACCGAGGCTGTTCAGGAATCCTGCCATGGGCGATGTGATCGTACAATATCCTGACCTTAACACCGCCATTCAATCACTTTTCAAAACACTGGATGGCTTTCATCTGTATTATAAAGAACATCCTGCTTATGAAACAACGCACCCTATATTCGGGATGCTGAACTACGAGGGCTGGTTAAGATTTCATCAGAAACACTTTCAACATCACCTTACACAATTCGGCTTATTATAA
- a CDS encoding 5'-nucleotidase, lipoprotein e(P4) family, translated as MKHTSFLICLLLTFAACRTQKVAQSNTSLQYGPAWGALWQQRAAEYKALCLQAYQLAAIRVEEMSHQQTLRPRAIVTDIDETVLDNSPFSVTSAFNGQPYTQQAWEQWTSKAICDTVPGALAFFKYAASTGLTIYYITNRQESERAATLKNLQKWNFPFADNEHLILSSGSSDKEPRRAQVEKKYEIAMLVGDNLGDFSDVFYKKTSDERNTAVEKLHAEFGRRFIMLPNVMYGDWLSSLFPKNVKLNAQQMDSVLRHAVKGL; from the coding sequence ATGAAGCACACCTCTTTTCTTATCTGTTTGTTATTAACCTTTGCCGCATGCCGTACACAAAAAGTTGCGCAAAGCAACACATCATTACAGTATGGTCCGGCATGGGGTGCTCTCTGGCAACAGCGTGCCGCAGAATATAAAGCCTTATGCCTGCAGGCTTACCAGTTAGCCGCCATACGTGTGGAAGAAATGAGCCATCAGCAAACGCTCCGCCCGCGTGCGATTGTTACAGACATTGATGAAACGGTGCTGGATAACAGCCCCTTCTCTGTAACATCTGCATTCAATGGCCAGCCTTATACGCAGCAGGCATGGGAACAATGGACCTCCAAAGCTATCTGCGATACCGTTCCCGGCGCATTGGCTTTCTTTAAATATGCCGCTTCTACCGGGCTCACCATTTATTATATCACCAACAGGCAGGAGTCTGAACGCGCAGCTACTTTAAAGAACCTGCAGAAATGGAATTTCCCGTTTGCAGACAATGAGCACCTGATCCTTTCTTCAGGCAGCTCAGATAAAGAGCCGCGCCGTGCTCAGGTAGAAAAGAAGTATGAGATTGCCATGCTGGTAGGGGATAACCTCGGCGATTTTTCTGATGTGTTCTATAAGAAAACATCGGATGAAAGGAATACTGCCGTGGAAAAATTACATGCGGAGTTCGGCAGGCGTTTTATTATGCTGCCCAATGTAATGTATGGAGACTGGCTCTCCTCGCTGTTCCCAAAGAATGTAAAATTGAATGCACAACAAATGGACAGCGTGTTACGGCACGCCGTGAAAGGATTATAA
- the folD gene encoding bifunctional methylenetetrahydrofolate dehydrogenase/methenyltetrahydrofolate cyclohydrolase FolD, which produces MQILDGKLVSKAIKDQLALNVAELKAQGKKVPHLAAILVGNDGASETYVASKVKSCAEIGYHSTLLRFDDHISEKHLLDHINMLNENPDVDGILVQLPLPKSINEELVINTIDPSKDVDGFHPMNVGKMVSGLPTFIPATPYGIMLMLEHYNIETKGKHAVVIGRSHIVGTPMSILLSRNSNPGNCTVTLCHSQTKNLKELCLQADIVVAAIGRPDFVTGDMVKEGAVVIDVGINRVADNTKKSGFRLVGDVKFDEVAPKCSFITPVPGGVGPMTIAALLKNTYHSAIGQKGNRN; this is translated from the coding sequence ATGCAAATTTTAGACGGTAAACTTGTTTCCAAGGCAATTAAAGATCAACTGGCGCTCAATGTAGCTGAACTGAAAGCGCAAGGCAAAAAGGTTCCTCACCTCGCCGCCATCCTGGTAGGCAACGACGGAGCAAGCGAAACTTACGTAGCTTCTAAAGTAAAATCCTGTGCAGAGATCGGCTACCATTCCACGCTGCTGCGTTTCGATGACCACATTTCAGAAAAGCATCTGCTGGACCATATCAATATGCTGAATGAAAATCCGGATGTTGATGGTATCCTCGTGCAACTGCCATTACCTAAAAGCATCAACGAAGAACTGGTGATCAACACCATCGATCCCAGTAAGGATGTAGACGGCTTTCACCCCATGAACGTGGGTAAAATGGTGAGCGGTCTCCCTACTTTTATTCCTGCTACTCCTTACGGCATCATGCTGATGCTGGAGCATTATAATATAGAAACAAAAGGCAAACATGCCGTAGTGATAGGCCGCAGCCATATTGTGGGTACGCCCATGAGCATTCTGCTGAGCCGCAACAGCAATCCCGGTAACTGTACCGTTACGCTTTGCCACTCGCAAACAAAGAACCTGAAAGAACTGTGCCTGCAGGCAGATATCGTGGTAGCCGCCATTGGCCGCCCCGATTTTGTAACGGGGGATATGGTGAAAGAAGGCGCGGTGGTAATTGACGTAGGGATCAACCGTGTAGCGGATAACACCAAAAAAAGCGGGTTCCGCCTTGTAGGTGATGTGAAATTTGATGAAGTAGCTCCTAAATGCAGCTTTATCACCCCGGTACCCGGAGGCGTAGGTCCGATGACCATCGCAGCTTTATTGAAAAACACTTACCATTCTGCCATTGGCCAGAAAGGTAATCGTAATTAA
- the dprA gene encoding DNA-processing protein DprA, with protein sequence MCEMFNRVALTLIPQIGDVVAKELLHHFGNAADVFAAKKRELERIPGVGEYRANAIKSFCEHHIVEKEMQFIESNDVEAVFYTDASYPERLRHCYDSPVMLYHKGTAALQAPKMLGIVGTRQPTAYGIQLCEQFIDAFKAEDITIVSGLAYGIDITAHRAALQAGLPTIGVLAHGLQTLYPAAHHYTAQQMLQQGGLLTDFHSSARLNKQNFPRRNRIVAGICDAILVVESGAKGGSLITADIAAGYNRDVMAIPGRVGDPGSAGCLELIKQNKASLVSGPQDVLEILNWRPLAPVAQPVLQQNLFNTLDADEKVLLQLLETHKALHLDELRQRSAMSRSQISEKLIHLEMMALLRPLPGNTYELINT encoded by the coding sequence ATGTGTGAAATGTTTAACCGGGTAGCCCTTACTTTAATCCCGCAGATCGGCGATGTGGTAGCAAAAGAACTACTGCATCATTTTGGAAATGCCGCCGATGTTTTCGCAGCTAAAAAAAGAGAACTGGAACGTATTCCCGGCGTTGGGGAATACCGGGCCAATGCCATTAAAAGTTTCTGTGAACACCACATCGTAGAAAAAGAAATGCAGTTTATAGAAAGTAATGATGTGGAAGCCGTTTTCTATACAGATGCCAGCTATCCTGAACGCCTGCGGCATTGTTACGATAGCCCCGTGATGTTATATCATAAAGGCACCGCCGCATTACAGGCTCCCAAAATGCTGGGTATTGTAGGTACGCGCCAGCCTACTGCTTACGGCATACAACTTTGCGAACAATTCATCGATGCATTCAAAGCAGAAGATATCACCATTGTAAGCGGCCTGGCCTATGGTATTGATATCACTGCCCACCGTGCTGCTTTACAGGCAGGCTTACCAACTATCGGCGTATTGGCACATGGCCTCCAAACCCTCTACCCTGCAGCGCATCATTACACCGCGCAGCAAATGCTGCAGCAGGGCGGGCTGCTCACAGATTTTCACAGCAGCGCCAGGCTCAATAAACAAAACTTCCCCCGCAGGAACCGGATCGTTGCCGGCATCTGTGATGCCATCCTGGTAGTAGAAAGTGGTGCTAAGGGAGGTTCATTGATCACCGCAGATATCGCTGCCGGTTATAACAGGGATGTAATGGCCATTCCCGGAAGGGTCGGAGATCCGGGATCCGCAGGTTGCCTGGAACTAATCAAACAAAACAAGGCTTCCCTGGTATCCGGCCCACAGGATGTGCTGGAAATATTGAACTGGCGGCCCCTGGCACCAGTAGCCCAGCCGGTTTTGCAACAAAACCTTTTTAATACCCTGGATGCTGACGAAAAAGTGCTGCTTCAATTGCTGGAAACCCATAAAGCCCTCCACCTGGATGAACTCCGGCAACGCAGCGCTATGAGCAGATCACAGATCTCTGAGAAGCTCATACACCTGGAAATGATGGCATTGCTAAGGCCCTTACCGGGAAATACATACGAATTAATCAATACATGA
- a CDS encoding OmpA family protein, whose translation MKHYLLLLCCLISIRLTAQTVTYETAGKKAQAFFDLAIDAMRVYQPKEAIKHLQDAIKAQPKFADAYGQMGLSYVELKQYTQALEAFTKLQELAPGDLRRVRLANAKALAGNGRFKEALDMVNQFIETSKAPVPNADKLKKNMEFAVTTTPVPFQPQNLGDHINSADPEYFPSLTIDGKTLVYTRRVKGRNEDFFISAKDSIQWQQAKDMGEPVNSAFNEGAQNISQDGEMLVFTGCDFPDGRGSCDIYYAVKTAEGWQAPKNIGGAINTRAWESQPCLSPDKQTLYFARETDDAGADIFVSQLGKDGQWSRAEKLGPNINTPGRETTPFLHADGQTLYFASNGHPGYGGLDIFYSRKQADGSWGPAVNLGYPINTIEEDASLAVAADGKTAYFASDRSDSRGALDIYSFELYEAARPLPTLYLKGYVYDAKTNARLTASLELIDLQNKLTIATIRSNENGDFIVPLPTGKDYAFNVNKKGYLFYSDNFSLKEVKTGEPFEKNLPLQPLEANAVVILRNIFFETKQYALQPASATELDKLVALLKDNPTMQIEISGHTDNVGSDADNQLLSENRAKSVVQYLIQKGIAAARLKAKGFGETKAIDTNDTEAGRAQNRRTELKVISL comes from the coding sequence ATGAAACACTACCTGTTATTATTATGCTGCCTGATCAGCATCCGCCTCACGGCACAAACAGTCACGTATGAAACGGCCGGCAAAAAAGCCCAGGCCTTCTTTGATCTGGCCATTGATGCCATGCGTGTTTATCAACCAAAAGAAGCGATCAAACATTTACAGGACGCCATCAAAGCACAACCGAAATTTGCAGATGCCTACGGGCAGATGGGGCTTTCCTATGTAGAGCTGAAACAATATACCCAGGCCCTGGAAGCCTTTACCAAACTACAGGAACTGGCGCCCGGTGACCTGCGCAGAGTACGCCTGGCCAATGCAAAAGCACTTGCGGGCAACGGCCGTTTCAAGGAAGCGCTGGACATGGTGAACCAATTCATCGAAACATCCAAAGCTCCTGTTCCCAATGCAGATAAGCTGAAGAAGAACATGGAATTTGCTGTAACAACCACGCCTGTTCCCTTTCAACCGCAGAACCTGGGAGATCATATCAATTCCGCAGACCCGGAATATTTCCCTTCCCTTACCATCGATGGTAAAACGTTGGTGTATACACGAAGAGTGAAAGGAAGGAATGAAGACTTCTTTATTTCCGCGAAAGACAGCATTCAATGGCAGCAGGCAAAAGATATGGGCGAACCTGTGAACTCCGCTTTCAACGAAGGGGCACAGAATATTTCGCAGGATGGGGAAATGCTGGTGTTCACCGGCTGCGATTTCCCGGATGGGCGTGGCAGTTGTGATATTTATTATGCAGTTAAAACAGCGGAAGGCTGGCAGGCCCCAAAGAACATAGGCGGCGCTATCAATACCCGCGCCTGGGAATCCCAGCCCTGCCTTTCACCTGATAAACAAACATTGTACTTTGCCCGTGAAACAGATGATGCCGGTGCAGATATCTTTGTAAGCCAGCTGGGAAAAGACGGGCAATGGTCCCGCGCAGAAAAGCTGGGGCCGAATATCAATACCCCCGGCCGGGAAACCACTCCTTTCCTGCATGCAGACGGGCAAACCCTGTACTTCGCATCCAACGGGCATCCCGGTTATGGCGGCCTTGATATCTTCTATTCCCGCAAACAGGCGGATGGCAGCTGGGGGCCTGCTGTAAATCTTGGTTATCCCATCAACACCATAGAAGAAGATGCGAGCCTTGCAGTAGCCGCAGATGGCAAAACCGCTTACTTTGCATCAGACAGATCGGATAGCCGTGGCGCATTGGACATCTATAGCTTTGAATTGTACGAGGCGGCAAGGCCCTTACCTACGCTGTATCTGAAAGGATATGTGTATGATGCCAAAACAAATGCAAGATTAACAGCATCCCTTGAACTGATAGATCTGCAGAACAAGCTGACCATTGCCACGATCCGCAGTAATGAGAACGGAGATTTTATTGTGCCGCTCCCTACCGGGAAAGATTATGCCTTTAACGTAAATAAAAAAGGATACCTCTTCTATTCAGATAACTTCTCTTTAAAGGAAGTAAAAACAGGAGAACCGTTTGAAAAGAACCTTCCCTTGCAACCGCTGGAAGCAAATGCTGTAGTGATCCTCCGCAACATCTTCTTTGAAACAAAACAATACGCACTGCAACCGGCTTCTGCTACCGAGCTGGATAAACTCGTAGCCTTGCTGAAAGATAATCCTACCATGCAGATAGAGATCAGCGGGCACACGGACAATGTGGGCAGCGATGCAGATAATCAATTGTTGTCTGAAAACCGTGCTAAATCTGTTGTACAGTATCTCATTCAAAAAGGTATTGCGGCAGCGCGCCTGAAAGCAAAAGGTTTTGGTGAAACAAAAGCCATCGACACGAATGATACGGAAGCAGGCCGCGCACAAAACAGGAGAACAGAATTAAAGGTGATCAGTTTGTAG
- a CDS encoding aminopeptidase P N-terminal domain-containing protein — protein sequence MKYLPLDQQLFIKNRERFTAKMQPDSIAIFNSNDELPTNGDALFTFRQNSDLYWLTGIDQEDTMLVLYPGNPDPKHREVLVLVRPNELKEKWDGHRLRKEEATAISGIQTIVWLDSLDAFLQQWIHEAANIYLNSNENNRKANLVPVRDYRYAAELRERYPLHNYLRAAKLLKELRAVKTAEEVKVLQVAIDITEKTFRRLLQFIKPGVFEYEIHAEILHEFLRNRATGEAYGSIIASGDRARTLHYVENSRECKDGEVILMDFGAAYGGYNADLTRSVPVNGKFTPRQREVYNACLHLHNYAKSILKPGITIAKYHEMVGVEAGKEFVKIGLLTEGDIKNQDPETPAYRKYLYHGISHHLGVDVHDLGPSFFQPIPEGAVLTVEPGIYIEEEQLGIRIENNIWLKAGGNVDLMKNIPITADEIEALMKK from the coding sequence ATGAAATATCTGCCGCTGGATCAACAGCTTTTTATCAAGAACCGTGAACGTTTTACTGCAAAGATGCAGCCTGATTCCATCGCCATCTTCAACTCAAACGACGAACTGCCCACTAACGGGGACGCACTTTTTACATTCCGTCAGAATTCAGACCTGTACTGGCTGACCGGTATCGATCAGGAAGATACCATGCTGGTATTATATCCCGGCAATCCGGACCCTAAACACCGTGAAGTACTGGTGCTCGTGCGCCCGAACGAACTGAAAGAGAAATGGGATGGCCACCGTCTGCGCAAAGAAGAAGCTACCGCTATTTCCGGTATACAAACCATTGTGTGGCTGGACAGCCTGGATGCTTTCTTACAACAATGGATCCATGAAGCTGCCAATATCTATCTCAATTCCAACGAAAACAACCGTAAGGCCAACCTGGTTCCGGTAAGGGATTACCGTTACGCTGCCGAACTCAGGGAGCGTTATCCTTTACATAATTACCTGCGTGCCGCAAAGCTCCTGAAAGAGCTGCGTGCTGTGAAAACAGCTGAGGAAGTGAAAGTACTGCAGGTGGCGATAGATATCACAGAGAAAACATTCCGCCGTCTCTTACAATTCATTAAACCCGGCGTATTTGAATATGAGATCCACGCAGAGATCCTGCATGAATTCCTGCGCAACCGCGCCACTGGCGAAGCGTATGGTTCTATCATCGCTTCCGGCGACCGTGCCCGTACTTTACATTATGTGGAGAACAGCCGCGAATGTAAAGACGGAGAAGTGATCCTGATGGACTTTGGTGCTGCCTATGGTGGTTACAATGCAGACCTTACCCGCAGCGTACCGGTAAATGGAAAGTTCACTCCCCGCCAGCGCGAAGTGTACAATGCCTGCCTCCACCTGCATAACTATGCCAAATCTATCCTCAAACCCGGGATCACCATCGCTAAATATCATGAGATGGTAGGCGTGGAAGCAGGGAAAGAATTTGTGAAGATAGGGCTGCTCACAGAAGGGGATATCAAAAACCAGGACCCTGAAACGCCTGCATACCGTAAATACCTGTACCATGGCATCTCTCACCACCTGGGCGTGGATGTGCATGACCTCGGGCCTTCTTTCTTCCAGCCTATTCCGGAAGGAGCCGTGCTTACCGTAGAGCCGGGTATCTATATTGAAGAAGAACAACTGGGCATCCGCATTGAAAACAACATCTGGCTGAAAGCCGGTGGGAATGTGGACCTGATGAAGAACATCCCCATTACGGCGGATGAGATAGAAGCTTTAATGAAGAAGTAA